ATTGGAGTATTCGCCGGAGCAGCGGGTGGCAGGCCCGCCGGAAGCCGTCGGCGCAAAAGGCTGAAGACAACCGGCACAAACAGCAGCGTCGCCAGCGTCGCCACGAGCAGCCCGCCGATCACGGCACGGCCCAGCGGGGCATTCTGTTCGCCGCCCTCGCCCAGACCGAGGCTCATGGGCAACATGCCGATGATCATCGCCAGCGCGGTCATCATCACCGGACGCAGCCGCCCGGTACCGGCCTCCAGCGCGGCGGCGATGGGCTCCATGCCGCGCAGTAAATTATCCCGGGCAAAACTGACGACGAGCACGGAATTGGCGGTGGCAACGCCGAGACTCATGATGGCCCCCATGAGGGCCGGCACACTGGTCGTCGTCTGCGTGAGATACAACGCCCAGATGACCCCAGCCAACGCCCCCGGCAGCGCGCTGATAATAATAAACGGGTCCAGCCAACTCTGAAAGTTCACGACCAGCAGGAGATAAATCAACGCCGTCGCCATGAGCAGCCCGATGCCCAGGCCAATATAGCTGCGCCGCATCGTTTCAGCCTGCCCACGCAAGACGATGTACCCGCCGCGTGGAAGTTCCTTCCGGGCCTGATCGAGGAGCGGTTCGATTTCTTTGAGCACGCCCCCGAGATCCCGCCCCTCGACGCCGCCATAGATATCAATGACCGGGGCCACATTGTAATGCGAGAACACCGGGGGGCCGTTGGTGCGGTGGATCGTGGCAACGTTGGCGAGCACCTGCATGCTGCCTTCCGGCGTCAGGCTGGCGCTGATCGGCAGGCCGTTAAGCGCCGCCAACGAATCCACCGCGTGTTCCGGCGCGCGAATATTGATGGCGTACTGGATGCCACCGCGCGGATTCAGCCAGAACCCGGGTTGCGTCTGGCTGCTGCCGCTCAAGCTGAGCAAGACGGAGTTGGCGACATCCCGTTCCGTCAACCCAAGCTCGGCGGCCCGGGTGCGATCCACTTCGATACCCAATCGCGGACGGTCACCAGGCTGGTGTACCCGCACATCCACCGCCCCTGGAATTTGTCGAATCTTCTCCGCTAACCGCGCCGCGATGGCGCGGTTCTGCGCCTGGGCGCGGCCCACGACCTGCACATCGAACGGCGCGGGCAGCCCGAAATACAGCGTTTGACTCACAATGTCCGCCGGCAGGAAATAGAACATTGTCCCGGGAAACTCCCGGTTCAACCGCAACCGCAGCCGCTTGATATATTCAGGCGTCGGCGCATGGTCGGCTTTCAGGGCAATCTGGATATCCGCATCGCCCGGCCCGATAATGCCCCCGGTGTTATAGGTCAGGTTGATGCCCGACGACGGCATGCCAATGTTGTCCAACATGCCCGCCAATTCCCCCGCCGGGATTTCCTGGCGGATAACCTCCTCCACCTGATCCACCAACCGGGCCGTTTCCTCAATGCGCACACCGCTCGGCGCTCGCAGATGCAAGCGCATCTGCCCCGCATCCACCGCCGGAAAGAAATCCTCGCCCAGCAACCGTGTCAGGTACCACGACGCCACGCAAAAGAAGAGAAAGCTGGCAGCAAACGCAGCGCGCTTCTCCAGACACGCCGACAGCAGGCGGCGGTAACCGTCGCGAAACGCCGCAAACCAGGCTTCAAACCGCCGTTGAATGGCAATGAACGGACGCACCAGGATGGACGCTTTCTGCTCGTCCACATGCTCGCCGTGCAACCGGACATTC
This window of the Verrucomicrobiota bacterium genome carries:
- a CDS encoding efflux RND transporter permease subunit, which gives rise to MWIVHLALRRPYTFVVAALLLLLMTPFVLRRMPTDIFPAIDIPVVSIVWQYNGLDAHEVEQRMVYIHERSLITTVNDVEHIESSSYNGVGIIKVFLQEGASVDAGVAQITAISQTMLRLLPPGQMPPLIIRYNASTVPILQYSLSSRKLSEQEIFDLAQNQVRVGLSTVQGASVPWPYGGKIRLVCVDLDLTAIKAKNLSPQEVVAAVNAQNLIFPSGTAKIGATEYDIDVNTSPLVLDELNNLPVKKVNGATIYLRDVAQVRDGYSPQVNIVRQDGVRGVLLTVMKSGVASTLEVVAGVKKTMPYIRTTVPPEMDMKEFADQSVFVRAAINDVVKEGVIAAALTACMILLFLGSWRSTFIIALSIPLSVLSSIAVLCALGETINLMTLGGLALAVGILVDDATVAIENIHCHMATGQPLEDAILAGAAEIALPAFVSTLCICIVFVPMFFLTGVSHYLFVPLAKAVVFAMLASYVLSRTLVPTLVMWFYRNVRLHGEHVDEQKASILVRPFIAIQRRFEAWFAAFRDGYRRLLSACLEKRAAFAASFLFFCVASWYLTRLLGEDFFPAVDAGQMRLHLRAPSGVRIEETARLVDQVEEVIRQEIPAGELAGMLDNIGMPSSGINLTYNTGGIIGPGDADIQIALKADHAPTPEYIKRLRLRLNREFPGTMFYFLPADIVSQTLYFGLPAPFDVQVVGRAQAQNRAIAARLAEKIRQIPGAVDVRVHQPGDRPRLGIEVDRTRAAELGLTERDVANSVLLSLSGSSQTQPGFWLNPRGGIQYAINIRAPEHAVDSLAALNGLPISASLTPEGSMQVLANVATIHRTNGPPVFSHYNVAPVIDIYGGVEGRDLGGVLKEIEPLLDQARKELPRGGYIVLRGQAETMRRSYIGLGIGLLMATALIYLLLVVNFQSWLDPFIIISALPGALAGVIWALYLTQTTTSVPALMGAIMSLGVATANSVLVVSFARDNLLRGMEPIAAALEAGTGRLRPVMMTALAMIIGMLPMSLGLGEGGEQNAPLGRAVIGGLLVATLATLLFVPVVFSLLRRRLPAGLPPAAPANTPIVSAT